One window from the genome of Nicotiana sylvestris chromosome 9, ASM39365v2, whole genome shotgun sequence encodes:
- the LOC104213054 gene encoding uncharacterized protein has protein sequence MASKKNKKKRNNPAASSSGNVPRENKTPKELKAKGKLAKKSSNLNSAQMKEAEGAPQSLSRNKEKAAKDGNQGDNFDKKDARNSHYISSRSKEKRSTSEMSVDVKNDGKTEKSIGGVIFMCNAKTKDDCFRYHVMGVSAMKKDIIMGIKPGVKLFLFDFDLKLMYGIFEASSSGGMKLEPAAFGGDFPAQVRFRIDRDCLPLPENLFKRAIKDNYDERMHKFKIELTSKQVEQLIKLFRPAPWLHPTSKHFVSEPVIWPPSAAPLPREEPSRDHVYGMQYCRSKAGENFSSYSHERQQLAGHYVIPREVESQPRFLTEKEYRSYGLQSAKHLQPTAFAVVDRKLDNFDSEQGREQLRRNPASVSSDATLARKETVYSEPLFPSEREYRTYGLKARGEIPVTVAPAVESSTTVISAIPTNHGLPNHVKDTYNPYDESTASLVNRYLSLPRTVVTPVEPYSSAGRESFAGDPYSAIDIRGDTGRFRTENERAYPPYAPQLPPDYGLKYQHLRDEPRYSSTSVSSRYSFGGPSAPRH, from the exons TAAAGGCTAAAGGTAAACTTGCAAAAAAGTCCTCTAACTTAAACTCTGCACAAATGAAAGAAGCTGAGGGCGCTCCACAATCTCTATCCAGAAACAAGGAGAAGGCGGCAAAAGATGGCAACCAAGGAGATAATTTTGATAAAAAAGATGCTAGAAATTCCCACTACATAAGCAGTAGaagcaaagaaaagagaagtACAAGTGAAATGAGTGTAGATGTGAAGAATGATGGAAAAACTGAAAAGAGTATCGGTGGAGTGATTTTCATGTGCAATGCAAAGACCAAAGACGATTGTTTTAGATATCATGTGATGGGTGTCTCAGCtatgaagaaagacattattATGGGAATCAAACCCGGTGTCAAGCTTTTTCTCTTTGATTTTGATCTTAAGCTCATGTATGGTATTTTTGAGGCGTCGTCTTCTGGTGGAATGAAACTTGAACCAGCAGCATTTGGTGGTGATTTTCCAGCCCAG GTTCGCTTCAGGATTGACAGGGACTGCCTTCCACTGCCTGAGAATTTGTTCAAGAGAGCAATTAAAGACAATTATGATGAAAGGATGCACAAGTTCAAGATTGAGTTGACATCTAAGCAG GTAGAGCAGTTGATAAAACTGTTTAGGCCTGCACCATGGCTACATCCAACTTCCAAACATTTTGTGTCTGAGCCAGTTATTTGGCCACCATCGGCAGCACCTTTGCCTAGGGAGGAACCTTCTAGGGATCATGTATACGGAATGCAATACTGTAGAAGCAAAGCAGGTGAGAATTTTTCATCATATAGTCATGAAAGGCAGCAGCTTGCAGGCCACTATGTCATCCCTAGAGAGGTTGAAAGTCAACCCCGTTTCCTCACTGAGAAAGAATATAGAAGCTATGGTCTTCAATCAGCAAAGCATCTGCAGCCTACTGCTTTTGCAGTAGTTGACCGcaaattggataattttgattCTGAACAAGGAAGGGAGCAGCTCCGAAGGAATCCTGCCAGTGTTAGTAGCGATGCAACTTTAGCACGGAAAGAAACTGTATACTCTGAACCTTTATTTCCAAGCGAAAGGGAGTACCGAACTTATGGCCTCAAGGCTCGCGGTGAAATACCTGTTACTGTTGCTCCTGCTGTGGAAAGTAGTACTACAGTAATTTCAGCTATACCTACCAATCATGGTTTACCAAATCATGTTAAGGATACATATAATCCTTATGACGAGAGTACTGCCTCTCTTGTGAACCGATATCTCTCTCTGCCAAGGACGGTGGTAACACCTGTAGAGCCATACTCTTCGGCAGGCAGAGAGTCTTTTGCAGGGGATCCCTATTCTGCAATTGACATCAGAGGCGATACTGGAAGATTTCGTACTGAAAATGAAAGAGCATATCCACCGTATGCTCCTCAACTTCCACCAGACTACGGCCTAAAATATCAGCATCTTAGGGATGAGCCTAGATACTCCTCAACTTCAGTCTCATCTCGCTATTCCTTTGGGGGACCATCTGCACCTCGTCACTAA